A DNA window from Capnocytophaga sp. ARDL2 contains the following coding sequences:
- a CDS encoding L-threonine 3-dehydrogenase: MNTRILIIGACGQIGTELTQKLREIYGTDNVVASDIKKSEHEVFQSGPFEVIDAMNFDQVSNVVKKFQIEEVYLMAALLSATAEKNPSLGWELNMNSLFHVLNLAKEGVIKKIFWPSSIAVFGPTTPKQGTPQYTVMEPSTVYGISKQAGERWCEYYFNKFGVDVRSIRYPGLISWKTLPGGGTTDYAVDIYYKALENGAYTCFLNEATELPMMYMDDAIKATIGIMQAPKESIKVRSSYNLSAMSFTPAEIAQSIQKYIPDFIIDYAPDFRQDIANSWPSSIDDSVARADWGWQHEYDLDSMTQAMLENLKNKK, encoded by the coding sequence ATGAATACAAGAATTTTAATAATTGGAGCTTGTGGTCAAATTGGTACAGAATTGACACAAAAATTGAGAGAAATTTACGGTACAGACAATGTGGTTGCTTCTGATATTAAAAAGAGCGAACACGAGGTTTTTCAGTCAGGTCCTTTTGAGGTTATTGATGCGATGAACTTTGATCAAGTTTCTAATGTGGTAAAAAAATTCCAAATCGAAGAGGTGTATTTGATGGCTGCATTGCTTTCGGCTACAGCAGAAAAAAATCCGTCTTTGGGATGGGAATTAAACATGAATTCTTTGTTTCACGTATTGAATTTAGCCAAAGAGGGCGTAATCAAAAAAATCTTTTGGCCATCAAGTATTGCCGTTTTTGGACCTACAACTCCAAAACAAGGAACGCCTCAATATACGGTAATGGAACCATCAACGGTGTATGGAATTTCAAAACAAGCGGGAGAGCGTTGGTGTGAGTATTACTTCAACAAGTTTGGAGTGGACGTTCGTTCGATTCGTTACCCAGGGTTGATTTCTTGGAAAACATTGCCAGGTGGTGGTACTACAGATTATGCTGTGGATATCTACTATAAAGCATTGGAAAATGGTGCTTATACTTGCTTCTTGAACGAGGCTACAGAGTTGCCAATGATGTATATGGACGATGCTATCAAAGCGACGATTGGAATTATGCAAGCACCAAAAGAATCTATCAAAGTGCGTTCGTCGTACAACTTGAGTGCGATGTCGTTTACACCGGCAGAAATTGCTCAGAGCATTCAAAAGTACATTCCGGATTTTATCATAGACTATGCACCCGATTTTAGACAAGATATTGCCAATTCTTGGCCGAGTAGCATCGATGATAGCGTAGCAAGAGCAGACTGGGGGTGGCAACACGAATACGATTTGGACAGTATGACACAGGCTATGTTGGAAAATTTAAAAAATAAAAAATAG
- the thiL gene encoding thiamine-phosphate kinase encodes MLDSHPSQKTSIEQIGSVSLAQQIQNSFPVQNKSTLVAQGDDASILDYKTKKTVTSGLLWVEGVHFDLSYAPLKHLGYKTVVASISNISAMHAVPAQISIQLALSNRFSLEAIEEFYEGVRLASSFYKIDLIYNQLTSSQKGLIISSSVFGEVKKDAFVGRNTAKENQLLVLSGDIGAAYMGLQVLEREKQVYLVNPNNQPDLDNYNYIIERQLKPEARTDIKDILDKLEVKPTAMTLVNDGLAAAIMHLSMRSSVGCTLYEEKLPIDPQVYNVCEEFNLNTTTIAINGGEDYELLFTIAMEDYDKIKGNPNLSVIGHTVAVSEGNHLITRDATKIPLKARGF; translated from the coding sequence ATGTTAGACAGTCACCCTTCACAAAAAACATCAATAGAACAAATAGGCAGTGTATCACTTGCACAACAGATTCAAAATAGTTTTCCGGTGCAAAACAAATCTACCTTAGTAGCTCAAGGAGATGATGCATCGATTCTCGATTATAAAACAAAAAAAACAGTTACTTCTGGATTGCTTTGGGTAGAAGGTGTACATTTTGATTTGTCGTACGCACCTTTGAAACACTTGGGCTACAAAACCGTTGTAGCGAGTATCTCAAACATCAGTGCTATGCACGCCGTTCCTGCTCAAATTTCTATTCAATTGGCTCTTTCTAACCGCTTTTCTTTAGAGGCTATCGAAGAGTTTTACGAAGGAGTACGTTTGGCAAGTTCGTTTTACAAAATAGACTTAATTTACAACCAATTGACATCAAGTCAAAAGGGATTGATTATTTCTTCAAGCGTTTTTGGAGAGGTAAAAAAAGATGCGTTTGTAGGGAGAAATACTGCCAAAGAAAATCAATTACTCGTGCTTTCTGGCGACATCGGTGCTGCCTATATGGGGCTACAAGTTTTGGAACGTGAGAAGCAAGTGTATTTGGTCAATCCGAACAATCAACCCGATTTAGACAATTATAATTACATCATCGAACGTCAGTTGAAACCAGAGGCTCGTACTGACATCAAAGATATTTTAGACAAATTAGAGGTAAAACCTACCGCAATGACGTTGGTCAACGATGGTTTGGCAGCAGCGATTATGCATCTGAGTATGCGATCGTCTGTTGGTTGTACGCTGTACGAAGAAAAACTGCCTATCGACCCACAAGTTTATAATGTATGCGAGGAATTTAATCTCAACACTACTACCATTGCCATCAACGGTGGCGAAGATTACGAATTGCTATTTACCATCGCAATGGAAGACTACGACAAAATAAAGGGAAATCCCAACCTATCAGTAATCGGACATACAGTTGCTGTCTCAGAAGGCAATCATTTAATAACAAGAGATGCTACAAAAATCCCTCTAAAAGCAAGAGGATTTTAA
- a CDS encoding GNAT family N-acyltransferase codes for MGLVSAKEISKALKIDKLGFVGTFTSWCMMQALQISKVNKVYDRNKHLSDLEFLDAILNEFKVEFEIDLEELKRLPSNGAYITISNHPLGGIDGILLLKLMREINPNYKIIANFLLHRIEPLRPYIMPVNPFENHKDAKSSVLGIKQTLQHLKDGFPLGIFPAGEVSNCEEDGKIVDKPWEEGAIKVIKKAEVPVVPIYFHAQNSKLFYALAKLSPTLQTAKLPSELFSQKGRVIRVRIGKPISVKEQKEIESIEDFGNFLRQKTYLLANTTADDKKTYIKIPSLKLSQRPPAEIESPVHENLILQEIEQLRKGNERLLQSKNYEVFLAESSQIPHIMKEIGRLREITFRAVGEGTNNSIDLDKYDEHYHHMFLWDDDAKCIAGAYRMGLGKRIYPKHGIQGFYLTELFTFDPEVYTMLEHSIEMGRAFIVGEYQQKLMPLFLLWKGIVHTTLRYPEHKYLIGGVSISNQFTDFSKSLMIEFMKSHFYDPFVAQFVKAKKEYKVKLKDADKDFVFNVAEADLNKFDKLIEEVEPGGLRLPVLIKKYIKQNARVIGFNVDPLFNNAIDGLMYIRIDDLPEDTVRPVMEELQKQMEMNPNSELFQ; via the coding sequence ATGGGATTGGTTTCGGCAAAAGAAATTTCTAAAGCGTTGAAAATAGACAAGTTAGGTTTTGTTGGTACATTCACCAGTTGGTGTATGATGCAGGCTTTGCAGATTTCTAAAGTGAATAAAGTGTATGATAGAAACAAACATCTGAGTGATTTGGAGTTTCTGGATGCAATTTTAAACGAATTTAAAGTAGAATTTGAAATCGATTTGGAGGAATTGAAAAGATTGCCTTCCAATGGTGCGTATATTACCATTTCCAACCATCCTTTGGGTGGAATCGACGGGATTTTATTGCTAAAATTGATGCGAGAAATCAATCCAAATTACAAAATTATCGCCAATTTTCTCTTGCATAGAATCGAGCCGTTGAGACCTTATATTATGCCTGTAAATCCTTTTGAAAATCACAAAGATGCAAAATCGAGTGTGTTGGGTATCAAACAAACTCTGCAACATCTGAAAGACGGTTTTCCCTTGGGAATTTTCCCTGCGGGTGAGGTGTCTAACTGCGAAGAAGACGGTAAAATCGTGGACAAACCGTGGGAAGAAGGTGCTATTAAGGTGATTAAGAAAGCAGAAGTGCCTGTGGTTCCGATTTATTTTCATGCTCAAAATAGCAAATTGTTTTACGCATTGGCAAAGTTGAGCCCTACGCTTCAAACGGCAAAACTACCTTCGGAATTGTTTAGCCAAAAAGGAAGAGTAATCCGTGTGCGTATCGGTAAGCCTATTTCGGTAAAAGAACAAAAAGAAATCGAATCTATCGAAGATTTCGGCAATTTTTTGCGTCAAAAAACCTATCTTTTGGCAAATACTACCGCGGACGACAAAAAAACTTATATCAAAATCCCTTCGTTGAAATTGTCTCAACGACCACCAGCAGAAATCGAAAGTCCTGTGCATGAAAATCTGATTTTGCAGGAAATCGAGCAGTTGCGAAAAGGCAATGAACGCCTCTTACAAAGTAAAAATTACGAGGTGTTTTTGGCAGAGTCTTCTCAAATTCCTCATATCATGAAAGAAATCGGTCGATTGAGAGAAATTACTTTCCGTGCTGTGGGCGAGGGTACCAACAATTCTATCGACTTGGACAAATATGATGAACATTATCATCATATGTTTCTTTGGGACGACGATGCCAAATGTATCGCCGGTGCCTATCGTATGGGATTGGGTAAACGAATTTATCCAAAACATGGAATACAAGGGTTTTACCTCACTGAGTTGTTTACATTCGACCCAGAGGTCTATACTATGCTCGAACATTCTATCGAGATGGGGCGTGCCTTTATCGTAGGCGAATACCAGCAAAAGCTGATGCCTTTGTTCTTGCTTTGGAAAGGAATCGTACACACGACGCTGAGGTATCCAGAACACAAATATTTGATTGGCGGAGTGAGTATCAGCAATCAGTTTACCGATTTTAGTAAATCGTTGATGATTGAGTTTATGAAATCGCATTTTTACGACCCATTTGTGGCACAATTTGTAAAAGCGAAAAAAGAATACAAAGTAAAACTCAAAGATGCAGACAAAGACTTTGTGTTTAATGTAGCCGAGGCAGATTTGAATAAATTTGACAAGCTCATCGAAGAGGTAGAACCAGGAGGATTGCGATTGCCAGTTTTGATAAAAAAATACATCAAGCAAAACGCTCGTGTGATAGGGTTTAATGTCGATCCGTTGTTTAACAATGCTATTGATGGTCTTATGTACATTCGCATAGACGATTTGCCAGAAGATACCGTAAGACCTGTGATGGAAGAGCTGCAAAAACAAATGGAAATGAACCCAAATAGCGAGTTGTTTCAATAA
- a CDS encoding IS982 family transposase, which produces MNNLEQIYERILEVLEDFFPHQLLPYQRRKPKMSDLELVSLNLTAEYLSIDSELQLFRKIPNSLKNKIERSVYNKRKRNLFYYINQIREKLAMCFNREESYFVIDSMPLKICENARAMRSKICRDESFSYPDYGFCASQKLHYFGYKLHIICSIEGIVQSLDMTPASVHDVHYLKDVSSQIQNCVLIGDRGYISSQYQLDLFNTATIQLDTPKRINQKDYKPQFYLFKKKRKRIETLFSQLCDQFMIKRNYAKSFNGFKTRIISKITALTLIQYINKFVLKKEINKIKASII; this is translated from the coding sequence ATGAACAACTTAGAGCAAATATACGAAAGAATTTTAGAAGTTTTAGAAGATTTTTTTCCTCATCAACTTTTACCTTATCAAAGGAGAAAGCCAAAAATGAGTGATTTAGAATTGGTGAGTTTAAATTTAACAGCAGAATATTTAAGTATTGATAGTGAATTACAACTCTTTAGAAAAATACCTAATTCTTTGAAAAACAAAATAGAAAGAAGTGTTTATAACAAAAGAAAACGAAATCTTTTTTATTATATAAATCAGATTAGGGAAAAACTTGCAATGTGTTTTAATAGAGAGGAGAGTTATTTTGTAATTGATAGTATGCCTTTGAAAATATGTGAAAATGCTAGAGCAATGAGAAGTAAAATTTGTAGAGACGAAAGTTTTTCATATCCTGATTATGGTTTTTGTGCTAGTCAGAAGTTACATTATTTTGGATATAAATTACACATAATCTGTTCAATAGAAGGTATTGTACAAAGTTTAGATATGACTCCAGCATCTGTTCACGATGTTCATTATTTAAAAGATGTTAGTTCTCAAATTCAAAATTGCGTTTTGATTGGTGATAGAGGTTATATATCGTCACAATATCAATTAGATTTGTTTAACACTGCTACTATTCAGTTAGATACACCTAAAAGAATAAATCAAAAAGATTACAAACCTCAATTTTATTTATTCAAAAAGAAGAGAAAAAGAATCGAAACTCTATTTTCTCAACTTTGTGATCAATTTATGATTAAAAGGAATTATGCTAAATCATTCAACGGTTTTAAAACACGAATTATCAGTAAAATAACTGCTTTAACCTTAATTCAATACATTAACAAATTTGTATTAAAAAAGGAAATAAATAAAATTAAAGCAAGTATAATTTAA